A region of Ochotona princeps isolate mOchPri1 chromosome 9, mOchPri1.hap1, whole genome shotgun sequence DNA encodes the following proteins:
- the RRS1 gene encoding ribosome biogenesis regulatory protein homolog, translating to MEGPGVEELLAKAERDEAERLQRITVHKELELEFDLGNLLACDRNPPTGLRRAGAAPEAELRALARDNTQLLINQLWQLPTERVDEAVVARLPEPSTRLPREKPVPRPRPLTRWQQFARLKGIRPKKKTNLVWDEVSGQWRRRWGYQRARDDTKEWLIEVPGGADPMEDQFAKRLQAKKERVAKNELNRLRNLARAHKAQLPSGAGLHPTGHQSKEELGRAMQVAKVSTASLGRFQERLPKEKAPRGPGKKRQFQPLFGDFAAEKKSQLELLRIMNSKKPKLDVTRATNKQMREEDQEEAAKKRKMSQKGKRKGGPGGKRKGGPPGQGPKRKGSLRSKGKPGSSGLGGQRGGRPRPGGKRRK from the coding sequence ATGGAGGGTCCCGGCGTGGAGGAGCTGCTGGCCAAGGCGGAGCGGGACGAGGCGGAGAGGCTGCAGCGCATCACGGTACacaaggagctggagctggagttcGATCTGGGTAATCTGCTGGCCTGCGACCGGAACCCCCCTACGGGGCTGCGGCGGGCGGGAGCCGCCCCGGAGGCCGAGCTGCGGGCCCTGGCGCGGGACAACACGCAGCTGCTCATCAACCAGCTGTGGCAGCTGCCCACGGAGCGCGTGGACGAGGCGGTGGTGGCGCGGCTGCCCGAGCCCAGCACTCGCCTGCCGCGGGAGAAGCCGGTGCCCCGGCCGCGGCCCCTGACGCGCTGGCAGCAGTTCGCGCGCCTCAAGGGCATCCGACCCAAGAAGAAGACCAACCTGGTGTGGGACGAGGTGAGCGGCCAGTGGCGACGGCGCTGGGGCTACCAGCGCGCCCGGGATGACACCAAGGAGTGGCTGATCGAGGTGCCCGGTGGCGCCGACCCCATGGAGGACCAGTTTGCCAAGCGCCTTCAGGCCAAGAAGGAGCGGGTGGCCAAGAACGAGCTGAACCGCCTGCGCAACTTGGCCCGCGCGCACAAGGCCCAGCTGCCCAGCGGGGCCGGCCTGCACCCCACCGGCCACCAGAGCAAAGAGGAGCTGGGCCGCGCCATGCAGGTGGCCAAGGTCTCCACCGCCTCCCTGGGGCGCTTCCAGGAGCGCCTCCCCAAAGAGAAGGCGCCCCGGGGCCCCGGCAAGAAGAGGCAGTTCCAGCCCCTCTTCGGGGACTTCGCGGCCGAGAAGAAGAGCCAGCTGGAGCTCCTTCGCATCATGAACAGCAAGAAGCCCAAGCTGGACGTGACGAGGGCCACCAACAAGCAGATGAGGGAGGAGGACCAAGAGGAGGCCGCCAAGAAGAGGAAGATGAGCCAGAAGGGCAAGCGGAAAGGGGGTCCCGGAGGCAAGCGGAAAGGGGGGCCACCCGGCCAAGGGCCGAAGAGGAAAGGGAGCTTGAGGAGCAAGGGGAAGCCCGGAAGCTCGGGCTTGGGTGGCCAGAGGGGAGGCAGACCGCGGCCcggaggaaagaggaggaagtaG